A single genomic interval of Nostoc commune NIES-4072 harbors:
- the rpsP gene encoding 30S ribosomal protein S16 has product MIKLRLKRYGKKREASYRIIAINNLARRDGRPLEELGFYNPRTDEVRLDVPGIVKRLQQGAQPTDTVRRILVKANVFEQVSATATAAS; this is encoded by the coding sequence ATGATTAAACTGCGCTTAAAGCGATACGGTAAAAAGCGGGAAGCAAGTTACCGCATTATCGCCATTAACAACCTCGCTCGCCGCGATGGTCGTCCCCTAGAAGAGTTGGGATTCTACAACCCTAGAACCGATGAAGTGCGACTAGACGTTCCCGGTATCGTCAAGCGACTACAACAAGGCGCTCAACCCACTGACACCGTCCGTCGCATTTTAGTAAAAGCCAATGTTTTTGAACAGGTCAGTGCCACAGCTACAGCCGCATCATAA
- a CDS encoding KH domain-containing protein — protein sequence MFLNRSVPQLQPHHNSRTISPTASPNYVGLVRFLVQPFLESPETLSVDCEISQALNRAWIRIAFESTDKGKVFGRGGRNIQAIRTVIAAAAAATGQSVYLDIYGSTTPGREGMSFDEETEERSPPPTRREPRGNDGPKPIVKPRLR from the coding sequence ATGTTTTTGAACAGGTCAGTGCCACAGCTACAGCCGCATCATAATTCGAGAACAATATCCCCAACAGCTAGTCCCAACTATGTTGGGCTGGTTCGGTTTTTAGTGCAACCGTTTTTGGAATCTCCAGAGACTTTAAGCGTCGATTGTGAAATTTCTCAGGCCCTCAACCGGGCTTGGATTCGCATCGCTTTTGAAAGCACGGATAAAGGGAAAGTGTTTGGTCGAGGGGGACGCAATATTCAGGCGATTCGTACAGTAATTGCCGCCGCCGCCGCCGCTACTGGGCAATCAGTATATCTGGATATCTACGGCAGCACTACGCCGGGGCGCGAAGGCATGTCTTTTGATGAAGAGACAGAAGAGCGATCGCCACCACCGACTAGGAGAGAACCGCGTGGAAATGATGGGCCTAAACCCATTGTTAAACCCCGCCTCCGCTAG